One genomic window of Cannabis sativa cultivar Pink pepper isolate KNU-18-1 chromosome 2, ASM2916894v1, whole genome shotgun sequence includes the following:
- the LOC115718653 gene encoding clathrin interactor EPSIN 1: protein MSSILSKNNCENSAPSSFREFKKQASFFFKEKIKTARLALTDVTPAELLTEEATNGNPWAPDTRTLSSISRSAFEIDDYTRIVEILHKRFLKFEKKNWRVCYNSLIVLEHLLTHGPESVGDEFQGEKDVIKEIERFQYIDEKGFNWGLAARKKSERVLNLLEKGPLLKEERDKARKLSRGIQGFGSFTQRSSTPQKILRQTSVETYGRCNSQFISHENQENMMTPYAKKDETFIIKNERLNLGNKTESSNTMKAAAEMSVKENMAPSPEESDFHGWDRVGEANPLLNGEIDGSRLGTSIEEDHPFSDAHKKSNASLL from the exons ATGTCCTCAATTTTAAGCAAAAACAACTGTGAAAACAGTGCACCTTCTTCTTTCCGTGAATTCAAAAAACAAGCTTCATTTTTCTTCAAGGAGAAGATCAAGACTGCCAGATTGGCCCTCACAGATGTTACACCAGCAGAGTT ATTAACTGAAGAAGCCACCAATGGGAATCCATGGGCTCCTGACACTCGGACCTTGTCTTCAATCTCAAGATCTGCTTTTGAGATAGATGATTACACCAGAATTGTTGAGATTTTGCACAAAAG ATTTCtgaaatttgaaaagaaaaattggAGGGTCTGTTACAACTCTCTGATTGTTCTTGAGCATTTGTTGACTCATGGACCAGAGAGTGTCGGAGATGAATTTCAAGGGGAAAAAGATGTCATTAAAGAGATTGAAAGGTTTCAGTACATAGACGAAAAAGG GTTCAACTGGGGTCTTGCAGCTAGAAAAAAATCAGAGAGAGTACTGAATCTACTTGAAAAGGGTCCTCTGCTTAAAGAAGAAAGAGATAAAGCTCGGAAGCTAAGTAGAGGGATTCAGGGATTTGGAAGCTTCACACAAAGGTCATCAACCCCACAAAAGATTTTAAGACAAACATCAGTTGAAACTTATGGAAGGTGTAACTCTCAGTTCATTAGCCATGAAAATCAGGAGAACATGATGACCCCTTATGCTAAAAAAGATGAAACTTTTATAATCAAGAATGAAAGACTAAACTTGGGCAACAAAACAGAGAGTTCGAATACTATGAAAGCTGCTGCTGAAATGAGTGTCAAGGAGAACATGGCTCCTTCTCCTGAGGAGAGTGACTTTCATGGATGGGACCGAGTTGGAGAGGCTAACCCGCTTTTAAATGGTGAGATTGATGGGTCAAGACTTGGAACTTCAATAGAGGAGGATCATCCCTTTAGTGATGCTCACAAGAAAAGTAATGCTTCGCTACTTTga
- the LOC115718652 gene encoding U-box domain-containing protein 33, which produces MELLSPKYPPNHVPSSPEFVSGFSSPASFPVEFDRAITCQVSDIVEDDGDKVYVAVGKSVEKALCLLNWTFRQFKGNQVCILHVSQPSHLIPTHLGKLPAAQANVDVVSAYRKYEREQALKLLQSYLSVCSGAEVTASLITVEANQVQKGIVDLVNEYGIRKLVMGAVTENFMKVKKRSSKAYHVAKNAPLFCEIWFVNNGNHVWTRHSSEDPSSLPSCSRSKLATIGKNIFRSFLHGKNKSIHLNWLQFNSASGAICAQLRNQVQCEPFHPDLASSSTLYSSPSTFLSDLNGLFSPTSANVGSGYNSSERRVSSDSDEERLYSQLIDLRVEAETSRNNAHLDTLKRRKLESDAIEAISKAEMLDSAFSHEGKLRKEAEDALKITLEEQEILLKERKDITLELHRTMRNVALLDSRAQEALNRNDEASDELKLVQESIATLRQEKHRIRKQKMEAVRWLERWRSRGQGRGVNCTSLIGCTDELPELAEFSLSDLETATCNFSESFIIGHGGYGCVYKGELLGRTVAIKKLHSYNLQGESEFQQEVKVLGKLQHPHLVALLGVCPDAWSLVYEYLPNGSLQCHLFKKNNVLTWKVRARIIAEIASALCFLHSSKTQKIVHGDLTPRNILLDSALSCKICDFGICRMINEDNLYCPSLRWSKGPKGAFSYTDPEFRRIGVLTSKSDAYSFGLITLQLLTRRPPVGLAGEVRKAISSAKLASILDSSAGEWPNHVVRRLVDIGLQCCELNGRDRPDITPCLVRELEQLHVSEERLVPSFFLCPILQEIMHDPQVAADGFTYEREAIQGWLENGKETSPMTNLKLSHLHLIPNHAIRLAIQEWLCKA; this is translated from the exons ATGGAGCTTCTAAGCCCTAAATACCCTCCTAACCACGTACCTTCTTCGCCTGAATTCGTTTCCGGGTTTTCTTCTCCAGCAAGTTTCCCAGTTGAGTTTGATCGGGCAATCACTTGCCAGGTGTCTGATATCGTCGAGGACGATGGTGACAAGGTGTACGTGGCAGTTGGGAAGTCTGTGGAGAAAGCATTGTGCCTGCTTAATTGGACTTTCAGACAGTTTAAGGGTAACCAAGTTTGTATTCTTCATGTTTCTCAGCCTTCTCACCTCATTCCCACTCACT TAGGAAAACTTCCAGCAGCTCAAGCAAATGTCGATGTGGTATCAGCTTATAGGAAGTACGAAAGGGAACAAGCATTGAAGCTCTTACAAAGTTACTTGAGTGTTTGCTCTGGAGCAGAG GTGACAGCCAGCTTAATTACAGTTGAAGCAAATCAAGTACAGAAAGGAATAGTGGATTTGGTGAATGAATATGGTATTAGGAAGCTTGTCATGGGGGCTGTTACAGAAAA TTTTATGAAGGTGAAAAAGAGGTCAAGCAAAGCATACCATGTTGCAAAAAATGCCCCATTGTTTTGTGAAATATGGTTTGTCAACAACGGGAACCACGTGTGGACTAGACACTCTTCTGAGGACCCAAGCTCACTTCCTTCGTGTAGTCGTTCAAAGCTTGCAACTATAGGGAAAAACATATTTAGATCATTTTTACATGGTAAGAATAAGTCAATCCATTTAAATTGGCTTCAATTCAATTCTGCTAGTGGTGCAATCTGTGCTCAATTAAGGAACCAGGTTCAGTGTGAACCGTTTCATCCGGATTTGGCTTCTTCATCGACTTTGTATAGTTCTCCAAGTACTTTCCTCAGTGATCTCAATGGTTTATTTAGCCCTACAAGTGCTAATGTTGGTTCAGGGTATAATTCTTCAGAAAGAAGAGTGTCTTCAGACTCTGATGAAGAGAGGTTATATAGTCAGCTTATTGATCTCAGGGTAGAAGCCGAGACGTCTAGGAATAACGCACACTTGGATACATTAAAGCGAAGAAAGTTGGAATCAGATGCCATCGAAGCTATAAGTAAG GCCGAAATGCTTGATTCTGCCTTCTCACATGAAGGCAAACTTAGAAAAGAGGCTGAGGATGCGTTAAAGATTACATTAGAGGAACAAGAAATTCtattgaaagaaagaaaagatatAACTCTAGAGCTTCATAGGACCATGAGAAATGTTGCACTACTTGACAGTCGTGCACAAGAAGCACTCAACAGGAATGACGAAGCTTCTGATGAACTGAAGCTAGTGCAAGAATCTATTGCAACCTTGAGGCAGGAAAAGCACAGGATTCGAAAACAGAAGATGGAAGCAGTACGCTGGCTTGAGCGGTGGAGAAGTCGTGGACAAGGTCGAGGTGTGAACTGTACTAGTCTTATTGGGTGCACTGATGAGTTGCCTGAGTTGGCAGAATTTTCATTGTCGGATTTGGAAACTGCAACATGTAATTTTTCGGAGAGCTTCATAATTGGGCATGGTGGTTATGGTTGTGTTTACAAAGGGGAGCTGTTAGGTAGAACCGTTGCTATTAAAAAGTTGCATTCATATAACTTGCAAGGAGAGTCAGAATTTCAACAAGAG GTAAAAGTTCTAGGCAAACTACAACATCCTCATCTTGTAGCACTGCTTGGTGTGTGCCCAGACGCCTGGTCCCTTGTATATGAATATTTGCCTAATGGCAGCCTTCAATGTCATTTGTTCAAGAAAAACAATGTTTTGACCTGGAAAGTCAGAGCACGGATTATAGCCGAAATTGCTAGTGCGCTTTGCTTTTTGCACTCTTCAAAGACTCAGAAAATTGTCCATGGTGATTTGACACCTCGAAATATACTCTTAGATTCTGCTCTCAGTTGCAAGATTTGTGATTTTGGGATTTGCAGGATGATAAATGAGGACAACTTATATTGCCCAAGTTTGAGATGGTCAAAGGGGCCAAAGGGTGCCTTTTCTTACACAGATCCAGAGTTCCGGAGAATTGGAGTCCTGACATCCAAGTCCGATGCTTACTCCTTCGGTTTAATCACCCTGCAGTTACTCACAAGAAGGCCTCCAGTAGGTTTAGCAGGTGAGGTCCGCAAAGCAATTTCATCAGCAAAATTGGCATCCATATTGGATTCCTCAGCTGGAGAATGGCCAAACCATGTTGTTAGGCGATTAGTAGACATTGGCTTGCAATGTTGCGAATTGAACGGTAGAGATAGACCAGATATAACACCCTGTCTAGTGAGAGAACTCGAGCAGTTGCATGTCTCAGAAGAGCGGCTGGTACCATCATTCTTCTTGTGCCCCATTCTTCAG GAAATAATGCATGACCCTCAGGTGGCTGCTGATGGATTCACTTATGAAAGGGAAGCCATCCAAGGATGGTTGGAAAATGGCAAAGAGACTTCTCCAATGACCAATTTAAAACTAAGTCACCTGCATCTCATTCCCAACCACGCTATACGGCTTGCGATTCAGGAGTGGCTTTGCAAAGCATAA